In Deinococcus sp. Marseille-Q6407, a single window of DNA contains:
- a CDS encoding group III truncated hemoglobin produces the protein MTVPIPLEGGGQPTLFERIGAQPLQALLWDFYARVCQDPELGPVFRDRLGPFPQAGWPLHLARVEGFWRSVTRGPGAYRGQPGQAHLNLGIQPHHFDRWLALWEETLPGYMGEAEALSLLSTARRMRPTLERFAVHGQAPDGPRRLETKNPETKNPETRRPEKGGQ, from the coding sequence ATGACGGTGCCGATTCCGCTGGAAGGCGGGGGGCAGCCCACGCTGTTCGAAAGAATCGGGGCGCAGCCGCTGCAGGCGCTGCTCTGGGACTTTTACGCCCGAGTCTGCCAGGACCCGGAACTCGGGCCGGTGTTCAGGGACCGGCTGGGGCCTTTTCCGCAGGCCGGCTGGCCGCTGCACCTGGCCCGGGTGGAGGGCTTTTGGCGCAGCGTGACCCGTGGGCCGGGCGCCTACCGTGGGCAGCCGGGGCAGGCCCACCTGAATCTGGGCATTCAGCCGCACCACTTTGACCGCTGGCTGGCCCTCTGGGAAGAGACGCTGCCCGGGTACATGGGCGAGGCCGAGGCCCTCAGCCTGCTGAGCACTGCCCGGCGTATGCGGCCGACCCTGGAACGCTTTGCCGTTCACGGTCAGGCCCCGGACGGCCCCAGACGCCTTGAGACTAAAAATCCTGAGACTAAAAATCCTGAAACCAGACGCCCCGAAAAGGGCGGGCAGTAA
- a CDS encoding WD40 repeat domain-containing protein: MHNALQLALRLTAGLLLFSPAAGAESLTLTGTWTFGGHQGEVAWGTLTPDGGRVYTQSGAQLLTWDARSGELISSREPAGGEPLNVPADDWTVVPAPAGQRVLVSTGSGEGTRLRLLDLSRGRLGADFGPLQGGQHAEWTPGQTAVVLTTYEAPQVRYWRQADGEQARSLPLKDPPPAGAGDLRAAFAPDAQTLYVMGQNLTAYDPGSGKPLWQLSTSEVSGRSGRPLSAWTGSFLTPVLSHNPARPQLLLTSADGLLLLNTQGTPKPLWLDAGLTSLAVAGIYGVDWSADGSRVFVSAGGYLHEIDTASGRTLGVVDGRRLLASTPQRLWTSHFDRMAAFDRQSGLDLGLLADTPPAWNSPLALGPQGEPAAALVQSAQGLAVQDFASGQLRALSDHFTRAAHFSPDGRLVASVGPAGLRVMDAQTRQVRWQAGARNSHDFAFSPDSRRLALGEAGATRLLDTGSGQETARLNAPATAQAQGARGLNRALAFSPDGRQLLVGYEASAATVWDLQSGTAALTVGRGGRGWVLSAAFSPDGQTLALGYGGGEVRTYRLPGGEPLQSFQLQGAVRALAFGPDGSLAAGGLGGDLRRWAPAAGPANLSPQANLSQQLPGGVTALAWAGSTLLAGTAGGELHSYAAGSAQPGPVMQAGGLVQSLDWNAARRELLSSVRDNTLRFYHLEESQP; this comes from the coding sequence ATGCACAACGCACTCCAGCTGGCACTCCGGCTGACTGCAGGCCTGCTGCTGTTCTCTCCGGCAGCGGGCGCTGAGTCACTTACGCTGACCGGCACCTGGACTTTCGGCGGGCATCAGGGCGAGGTGGCCTGGGGCACCCTGACGCCGGACGGAGGGCGCGTCTATACCCAGAGCGGCGCGCAGCTGCTGACCTGGGACGCACGGAGCGGCGAGCTGATCTCCAGCCGCGAACCGGCCGGCGGAGAGCCGCTGAACGTGCCGGCCGACGACTGGACTGTGGTCCCGGCACCGGCTGGGCAGCGGGTTCTGGTGAGCACCGGCAGCGGCGAGGGAACGCGGCTGCGGCTGCTGGACCTGAGCAGAGGACGCCTGGGCGCCGATTTTGGGCCGCTTCAAGGCGGCCAACATGCAGAGTGGACCCCGGGGCAGACCGCCGTGGTCCTGACCACTTACGAGGCGCCGCAGGTGCGCTACTGGCGGCAGGCGGACGGCGAACAGGCGCGCAGCCTGCCGCTGAAGGACCCGCCGCCCGCCGGGGCCGGCGACCTGCGCGCCGCCTTTGCCCCAGACGCCCAGACACTGTATGTGATGGGCCAGAACCTGACCGCCTATGACCCCGGCAGCGGGAAGCCGCTGTGGCAGCTGAGTACCAGCGAGGTCAGCGGCCGCAGTGGGAGGCCGCTGAGCGCCTGGACCGGCAGCTTTCTGACGCCCGTGCTGAGCCACAATCCGGCCCGCCCGCAGCTGCTGCTGACCTCGGCCGACGGCCTGCTGCTGCTGAATACCCAGGGCACGCCCAAGCCGCTGTGGCTGGACGCCGGTCTGACCAGCCTAGCGGTGGCCGGCATCTATGGCGTGGACTGGAGCGCCGACGGCAGCCGGGTGTTCGTCTCTGCCGGAGGCTACCTGCACGAGATAGACACGGCCAGCGGCCGGACACTGGGGGTGGTGGACGGCCGGCGCCTGCTGGCCAGCACGCCGCAGCGGCTCTGGACCAGCCATTTCGACCGGATGGCCGCTTTCGACCGCCAAAGTGGGCTGGACTTGGGCCTGCTTGCAGATACGCCCCCGGCCTGGAACTCGCCGCTGGCGCTGGGCCCCCAGGGGGAACCGGCCGCCGCGCTGGTGCAGTCGGCCCAGGGGCTGGCGGTACAGGACTTTGCCAGCGGGCAGCTGCGTGCCCTGAGCGACCACTTCACCCGCGCCGCACACTTTTCGCCTGATGGCCGGCTGGTCGCCAGTGTGGGACCGGCCGGCCTGCGGGTCATGGACGCGCAGACCCGGCAGGTGCGCTGGCAGGCCGGCGCCCGCAACAGCCACGATTTCGCCTTCAGCCCCGACAGCCGCCGGCTGGCACTGGGTGAGGCAGGCGCCACCCGCCTGCTGGACACTGGCAGTGGGCAGGAGACCGCCCGGCTGAACGCCCCAGCCACCGCTCAGGCCCAGGGCGCCCGTGGGCTGAACCGCGCCCTGGCATTTAGTCCGGATGGCCGGCAGCTGCTGGTGGGCTATGAGGCGAGCGCTGCCACCGTCTGGGACCTGCAAAGCGGCACGGCAGCCCTGACGGTAGGGCGGGGCGGCCGCGGCTGGGTGCTGAGTGCCGCCTTCAGCCCGGACGGCCAGACCCTGGCCCTCGGGTACGGCGGCGGCGAGGTCCGCACCTACCGCCTGCCCGGCGGAGAACCGCTGCAGAGTTTTCAGCTGCAGGGCGCGGTGCGGGCGCTGGCCTTCGGGCCAGACGGGTCGCTGGCAGCCGGCGGCCTGGGCGGCGACCTGCGGCGCTGGGCACCTGCGGCCGGGCCAGCCAATCTCAGCCCGCAGGCCAACCTCAGCCAGCAGCTGCCCGGCGGAGTCACGGCCCTGGCCTGGGCCGGGTCCACCCTGCTGGCCGGCACTGCCGGCGGCGAGCTGCACTCCTACGCGGCCGGCAGCGCCCAGCCCGGGCCGGTCATGCAGGCCGGCGGGCTGGTGCAGTCGCTCGACTGGAACGCGGCCCGCCGGGAGCTGCTGAGCAGCGTCCGGGACAATACCCTGCGCTTTTATCACCTGGAGGAATCCCAGCCATGA